One stretch of Dokdonia sp. Hel_I_53 DNA includes these proteins:
- a CDS encoding glycine--tRNA ligase → MAKQEDQFKKVISHAKEYGYIFPSSEIYDGLSAVYDYGQNGAELKKNIREYWWKSMVQMNQNIVGLDSAIFMHPTTWKASGHVDAFSDPLIDNKDSKKRYRADVLVEDYAEKLNIKAEKEIAKAEKRFGDSFDREQYEATNPRVIGYREKQKSATARLAKYLDADDLTAVKALIEELEIACPESGSKNWTDVRQFNLMFGTKLGASAETATDLFLRPETAQGIFVNFLNVQKTGRMKIPFGIAQTGKAFRNEIVARQFIFRMREFEQMEMQFFVRPGEEMKWYEHWKETRLMWHKSLGLGDENYRFHDHEKLAHYANAAADIEFNFPFGFKELEGIHSRTDFDLKAHEEFSGKKLQFFDPELNESYVPYVVETSIGLDRMFLAVFSTALQEEELDNGSSRTVLKLPAVLAPVKAAVLPLVKKDGLPEIAHQIIDNLKFDYNVIYDEKDAVGRRYRRQDAAGTPFCITVDHDTKEDGKVTVRDRDSMEQERVDIDELQTLLDKKINFKHWMS, encoded by the coding sequence ATGGCAAAGCAAGAAGACCAGTTTAAAAAAGTGATTTCCCACGCCAAAGAATACGGATATATTTTTCCAAGTAGTGAAATTTATGACGGACTTAGTGCGGTATATGACTACGGGCAAAATGGTGCCGAACTCAAAAAAAATATCCGAGAATACTGGTGGAAGAGTATGGTTCAAATGAATCAAAACATCGTAGGTTTGGACTCTGCCATATTTATGCACCCAACTACATGGAAAGCCTCAGGTCATGTGGATGCATTTTCAGATCCACTTATTGATAATAAAGACTCAAAAAAGCGCTATCGAGCAGATGTACTTGTTGAAGATTATGCTGAGAAGCTCAATATAAAAGCAGAGAAGGAAATAGCTAAGGCAGAAAAACGCTTTGGAGATAGTTTTGATCGTGAGCAATATGAAGCGACTAACCCTCGGGTAATAGGGTATAGAGAAAAGCAAAAAAGTGCAACAGCTAGACTTGCAAAATACCTGGATGCAGATGACTTAACAGCTGTTAAAGCACTTATTGAAGAATTAGAAATAGCGTGTCCAGAATCCGGGTCAAAAAACTGGACAGATGTACGTCAGTTCAACCTTATGTTTGGCACAAAATTAGGAGCTTCTGCAGAGACTGCAACAGATCTTTTCTTACGCCCGGAGACAGCCCAAGGAATTTTTGTCAATTTTCTGAACGTGCAAAAAACAGGGAGAATGAAAATCCCTTTTGGTATCGCTCAAACCGGTAAGGCATTTAGAAACGAAATTGTTGCGCGACAATTTATTTTTCGTATGCGTGAGTTTGAACAGATGGAGATGCAATTTTTTGTGCGACCAGGAGAAGAAATGAAATGGTATGAGCACTGGAAAGAAACTAGACTTATGTGGCATAAATCATTAGGTCTAGGTGATGAAAATTATAGGTTTCACGATCATGAGAAACTTGCACACTATGCAAACGCAGCTGCAGATATTGAGTTTAACTTTCCTTTTGGATTTAAAGAACTGGAAGGAATACATTCACGAACAGATTTTGATCTTAAAGCTCACGAAGAATTTTCTGGCAAAAAATTACAATTTTTTGATCCAGAACTTAATGAAAGTTACGTTCCTTATGTGGTAGAAACTTCGATAGGTTTGGATCGTATGTTTTTAGCAGTATTCTCAACTGCACTACAAGAAGAGGAGCTTGATAATGGATCTTCTAGGACTGTCTTAAAATTACCAGCAGTACTTGCGCCCGTAAAAGCTGCAGTATTACCACTTGTTAAGAAGGATGGCCTTCCAGAAATCGCTCATCAAATTATTGACAATCTAAAATTTGACTACAATGTTATCTACGATGAAAAGGATGCAGTAGGTCGTCGCTATCGTCGTCAAGATGCCGCTGGAACACCATTTTGTATCACGGTAGATCATGATACTAAAGAAGATGGTAAAGTAACAGTAAGAGATCGAGATTCTATGGAGCAAGAAAGAGTTGATATCGATGAATTACAAACATTATTAGATAAAAAGATTAATTTCAAACACTGGATGTCATAA
- a CDS encoding ComF family protein, with protein sequence MLQSLRSLFFSKTCNCCDLDLYGTEKCICTACRLELPLTNFHTYNDSAIKKVFYGRINLQNATSLFYFEKKGPVQKLMHNLKYKGHHEISSVLGNWLGVELAKIDGYMDIDVVIPVPIHPKKKRVRGYNQVTGFGRQIAHHLNAIYRDDILLKSKNTKTQVFKGRFKRSDEVLDAFMISPYSNLEGKHILLCDDILTTGATLESCALQLLKIPNITLSIAVMAIAQ encoded by the coding sequence TTGCTACAATCCCTACGATCTCTATTTTTTTCTAAAACCTGTAACTGTTGTGATCTAGATCTATACGGTACAGAAAAATGTATTTGTACTGCTTGTCGCCTAGAGCTTCCTCTTACAAATTTTCATACTTACAACGATAGTGCTATCAAAAAAGTATTTTATGGTCGCATCAATCTACAAAATGCGACATCCCTTTTTTATTTTGAAAAAAAAGGACCTGTACAAAAGCTTATGCATAACCTTAAATATAAAGGTCATCATGAAATAAGCTCCGTCTTGGGGAATTGGCTGGGTGTGGAACTTGCAAAAATTGATGGATATATGGATATCGATGTTGTAATTCCAGTACCTATTCATCCTAAAAAAAAGCGAGTAAGAGGCTATAACCAAGTTACTGGGTTTGGGAGACAAATCGCGCATCACTTAAACGCTATATATAGAGATGATATACTTTTAAAATCTAAAAATACCAAAACACAAGTGTTTAAAGGGAGATTTAAGCGGAGTGATGAGGTTTTAGATGCATTTATGATTTCTCCCTATTCAAATTTAGAAGGAAAACACATTTTACTTTGTGATGACATTCTTACTACGGGTGCTACCTTAGAATCTTGTGCATTACAATTATTGAAAATTCCTAACATTACGTTGAGTATTGCAGTAATGGCAATAGCTCAATAG
- a CDS encoding Ig-like domain-containing protein: protein MENSHWYHVNLIKGIKLAILMLLLSITLTNCAKRGRPEGGAKDSIPPVFVKATPPNFTTNFDADEVRIYFDEFIKLKDLQKQLIVSPPIENYSISPQGSASKYIKISIQDTLAENTTYVFNFGLSIVDNNEGNPFASFKYVLSTGNFVDSLKVKGTIIDAVKEKPANFVTVMLYKADSSYTDSIIYKERPLYVTNTLDSLTTFELDYLKEGKYALVAMKDEDANFTFQPKKDQIGFLQEFITVPADTSYTLKLFSEELAYKSSRPKHAAQGRIAFGIEGDRDSISIKRLTTVDKKLTTIITEKAKDTLYYWYKPKITLDSLIFNVKAPGYSDILQVRIRTPKQDSLSFSSRSRTNIPFDKPYRIQSNIPLDSIKKELIKVVEDSTEIPFTYSLEENTTALDLNFDRKEATSYKIQMMPNAITDFFGQKNDTLTFSAKTKELSDYGEIELTLSNATNFPYIIQLLDSDMEVIEKRYATEELIFTFGYLNPGQYRIRIIEDANKNRTFDTGSFLSNRQPEKVINYPKVIEVRPSWFAKELFELNTNNLPATIQGDDIIEE from the coding sequence ATGGAAAACTCGCATTGGTATCACGTTAATTTAATAAAAGGAATAAAGCTAGCTATTCTCATGCTATTGCTATCTATCACACTTACTAATTGTGCAAAGAGGGGTAGACCTGAAGGGGGGGCAAAGGACAGTATACCTCCAGTATTTGTAAAAGCTACACCTCCTAATTTTACAACAAATTTTGATGCAGATGAAGTACGTATCTACTTTGATGAGTTTATTAAACTAAAAGACTTACAAAAACAACTTATTGTATCACCTCCCATTGAGAATTATTCTATCTCCCCACAAGGTTCTGCCTCTAAATATATAAAGATTTCCATACAAGATACACTTGCAGAGAACACGACTTATGTTTTTAATTTTGGATTGAGTATTGTTGACAATAATGAAGGGAATCCATTTGCTTCTTTCAAATATGTGCTATCAACAGGTAATTTTGTTGATAGTTTAAAAGTAAAAGGTACTATTATAGATGCTGTTAAGGAGAAACCAGCAAATTTTGTAACAGTGATGCTTTACAAAGCAGATAGTTCCTATACAGATTCTATTATCTATAAGGAACGGCCATTGTATGTTACAAATACTCTTGATAGCCTAACAACGTTTGAGCTGGATTATCTTAAGGAAGGAAAGTATGCCCTAGTAGCTATGAAAGACGAGGATGCAAACTTTACCTTTCAACCTAAAAAAGACCAAATCGGCTTTTTACAAGAATTTATAACCGTACCTGCTGACACGTCATATACTTTAAAATTATTTTCTGAAGAGCTAGCTTATAAATCTTCTCGACCAAAACATGCGGCGCAAGGAAGAATTGCATTTGGGATAGAAGGAGATAGAGACAGTATTAGCATCAAAAGACTAACGACAGTAGATAAAAAGCTTACCACAATTATCACAGAAAAAGCTAAAGACACACTCTACTACTGGTATAAACCAAAAATTACTTTAGATTCTTTGATATTTAACGTTAAGGCGCCTGGATATTCTGATATTCTGCAAGTACGTATACGAACCCCAAAACAAGATTCTCTGAGCTTCTCTTCAAGATCGCGTACTAACATTCCCTTTGATAAGCCGTATCGTATTCAATCAAATATTCCTTTGGATAGTATCAAAAAAGAATTAATTAAAGTTGTAGAAGACTCTACGGAAATACCTTTCACCTATAGTTTAGAAGAAAATACTACAGCACTGGATCTAAATTTTGACCGTAAGGAAGCTACTTCCTACAAGATCCAAATGATGCCAAATGCCATTACAGACTTCTTTGGGCAAAAGAATGACACACTTACCTTTTCCGCAAAGACAAAAGAACTTTCAGATTACGGTGAGATAGAGCTTACCTTATCAAATGCAACAAACTTCCCGTATATCATACAACTTCTCGACTCAGACATGGAAGTGATAGAAAAAAGGTATGCTACAGAAGAACTCATCTTTACATTCGGGTATTTAAATCCAGGTCAGTATAGAATAAGGATAATAGAAGATGCTAACAAAAACAGGACATTTGACACTGGTAGTTTCTTATCAAACAGACAGCCAGAAAAGGTAATTAATTACCCTAAAGTGATTGAAGTAAGACCTAGCTGGTTTGCAAAAGAACTATTTGAGCTTAATACAAATAATCTTCCTGCCACTATACAAGGTGATGATATCATAGAAGAGTAA
- a CDS encoding amidohydrolase gives MKTKNLKISLLQLELVWENPSANKIKCERYFKQLREDCHVVVLPEMFTTGFTMNPKLIAETMDGETVNWLKDWSSKLKMAICGSVVVSENDSFYNRFLFVKPDGTIVHYDKRHTFNMAGEGERYTAGVEQIIINYLGWSLFPQICYDLRFPVFVRNTMHYDAILYVANWPKTRIAAWDTLLKARAIENISYCIGVNRVGFDGNQLEYVGHSGAYDMLGNEMSQIEEKEGITSITLSKPDLNETRKKLPFLEDRDTFTLL, from the coding sequence ATGAAAACAAAGAACCTTAAGATTTCACTTTTACAACTTGAACTCGTTTGGGAAAATCCCTCTGCAAATAAAATTAAATGTGAACGTTATTTTAAACAATTACGAGAAGATTGTCATGTTGTTGTTTTGCCAGAAATGTTTACCACAGGATTTACGATGAACCCAAAACTAATCGCTGAAACTATGGATGGTGAGACCGTGAACTGGCTTAAAGATTGGTCATCAAAACTAAAGATGGCTATATGCGGAAGTGTTGTGGTGTCAGAAAATGATAGTTTTTACAACCGTTTTTTATTTGTAAAGCCAGATGGCACTATCGTGCATTATGACAAAAGACATACATTTAACATGGCTGGTGAGGGAGAGAGGTATACAGCTGGAGTAGAGCAAATAATTATCAACTATTTAGGCTGGTCTCTATTTCCTCAAATATGTTACGACCTACGTTTCCCTGTTTTTGTGCGCAATACGATGCATTATGATGCCATACTATATGTTGCAAATTGGCCTAAAACTAGGATTGCCGCATGGGACACCTTGTTAAAGGCTCGCGCTATAGAAAATATAAGTTACTGTATAGGTGTAAATCGAGTAGGTTTCGACGGAAATCAACTGGAGTATGTAGGTCACAGTGGTGCTTATGACATGTTGGGAAATGAGATGTCCCAGATAGAAGAAAAAGAGGGAATTACGTCAATTACCTTATCTAAGCCTGACCTCAATGAAACCAGAAAGAAGCTTCCATTCTTAGAAGATAGAGATACCTTTACTCTTCTATGA
- a CDS encoding DUF294 nucleotidyltransferase-like domain-containing protein → MQNTIAHRIYDFLKQFPPFSFMAKEDLLNICTQATVIYIDKEDVLFERDAVYKDRFYIVQQGAVRLSRPSGDQIKVVDICDEGDLFGLKVTSEDTYRTTATANEETILYTLPVVEFSAFAKANKTISNYLIATFASNIKDPYTLQKSGALFTEYEPEKGGDLLGFEQARYSTDIISCSPTTSIKKAAQLMQEHQIGCLVVTINNIPQGVLTNRELRNAIANDILKEETTVTDVMVNDVVCAGVKVTVAESQLLLLKNGISHLVITQDSTQQTEVVGILSKHDIVVAYGHSPGELIKEIKRAPKTKILRLAWEKAMILLKRYLDQNLPLSHILSVFAPLKDALIQRAMELSLRKMKESPPVPFAWLSLGSQGREEQLLYTDQDNAIIYTDVPKNQSIAIKSYFLKLANRMNKRLHKIGYDYCPADMMASNPLYCLSLSEWQHQFATWITSPSPESMLLSGIFFDYRFVYGDKKLAEQLTADIFSRLQESSVFFRFMAKDALKNPPPVSFFRNFLVESNGEHKDEFDIKNRAMAPLIGAARVLSLYHNERGIHNTTARFEKLAVIEPNNSELYESCAYAFKALLKFRVKQGLENGTSGRFITLANLSKSERLKLKRCFKPLRDVQELIQVRFQTQNLS, encoded by the coding sequence ATGCAGAACACTATTGCGCATCGCATTTACGATTTTCTAAAGCAATTTCCGCCATTTAGTTTTATGGCAAAAGAAGACTTACTAAACATATGTACACAAGCCACTGTAATTTATATTGATAAAGAAGATGTCCTTTTTGAGCGAGATGCAGTTTACAAGGATCGATTTTATATAGTACAACAAGGAGCCGTGAGACTTTCACGACCTTCTGGCGATCAGATTAAAGTGGTAGATATTTGTGATGAAGGAGATCTTTTTGGCTTAAAAGTAACCTCAGAAGATACCTATCGAACTACTGCTACAGCAAATGAGGAAACTATACTGTATACGCTACCTGTGGTGGAGTTTTCCGCTTTCGCGAAAGCGAATAAAACCATCTCCAATTATCTAATTGCTACTTTTGCGTCTAACATAAAAGATCCCTACACGCTTCAAAAAAGCGGTGCATTATTTACTGAATATGAGCCAGAAAAAGGAGGTGACCTTCTTGGTTTTGAGCAAGCTAGATATAGCACAGATATTATTTCTTGCAGTCCTACTACATCTATTAAAAAAGCTGCCCAGTTGATGCAAGAGCATCAAATAGGATGTCTTGTTGTAACAATAAATAACATTCCACAAGGAGTGTTGACTAATCGTGAATTGCGTAATGCAATTGCAAATGACATCCTTAAAGAAGAAACAACCGTGACTGATGTCATGGTTAACGATGTAGTATGCGCAGGTGTCAAGGTTACAGTCGCTGAGTCACAACTATTATTATTAAAAAATGGTATTAGTCATTTAGTAATTACTCAAGATAGCACCCAACAAACTGAAGTAGTAGGCATATTGAGTAAGCACGACATAGTGGTGGCTTACGGTCACAGCCCTGGAGAATTGATAAAAGAAATAAAACGTGCGCCTAAAACTAAAATACTACGTCTAGCTTGGGAAAAGGCAATGATCTTACTTAAACGATATCTTGATCAAAATTTACCCTTATCTCATATTTTGAGCGTATTTGCTCCACTTAAAGATGCTTTGATTCAGCGTGCCATGGAGTTATCACTGCGCAAGATGAAAGAGAGTCCACCAGTACCATTTGCCTGGCTATCACTAGGAAGTCAAGGTAGAGAAGAACAGCTTTTATACACAGATCAAGATAATGCCATTATTTATACAGATGTGCCAAAAAACCAGTCTATAGCCATCAAATCCTATTTTCTAAAACTGGCTAATAGAATGAATAAACGTTTGCATAAAATAGGGTATGATTACTGCCCAGCAGATATGATGGCTAGTAATCCACTATATTGTTTATCACTATCTGAGTGGCAACATCAATTTGCTACTTGGATCACCAGCCCATCTCCCGAGAGTATGCTGTTATCTGGGATCTTTTTTGACTATCGCTTTGTATATGGTGATAAAAAACTTGCAGAACAGCTTACTGCAGATATATTTAGTCGCCTACAAGAATCCTCTGTTTTTTTTAGATTTATGGCAAAGGATGCCCTTAAAAACCCACCACCTGTAAGTTTTTTTCGCAACTTTTTAGTAGAATCTAACGGTGAACATAAAGACGAGTTTGACATTAAAAATCGAGCAATGGCTCCTCTCATAGGTGCCGCCCGCGTGTTGTCATTATATCATAATGAGCGTGGTATACATAATACCACAGCTAGGTTTGAAAAGCTGGCTGTTATCGAACCAAACAATAGTGAACTATATGAAAGCTGCGCGTATGCATTTAAAGCACTATTAAAATTTAGAGTAAAGCAAGGCTTAGAAAATGGTACTAGCGGGAGGTTTATTACGCTTGCAAATCTATCTAAATCAGAACGTCTTAAGTTGAAACGTTGTTTCAAACCTTTAAGAGATGTTCAAGAATTAATACAAGTGAGGTTCCAAACGCAAAATCTAAGCTAG
- a CDS encoding PolC-type DNA polymerase III: MPVFKKNKALATPEFWQKYQEAFAVEKSKTGFLGNTLNHLDLQTTRFIVFDTETTGLNYKEDRILSIGGVAVIGNQISVIDSLELLVKQDVYNPETAAIHGILKQGHYKKVSEEKAIQKCLEFIGTGILVGHHIGFDIAIINQALKRNKLGKLKNKILDTEFLYKRLVHPINNQLQEKRYTLDELAESLKIPLQDRHTAAGDALITALIFIKVIKKLNSDGCLKVKHLFRR, encoded by the coding sequence GTGCCTGTTTTTAAAAAGAATAAAGCTCTTGCAACCCCAGAATTCTGGCAGAAATATCAAGAAGCATTTGCAGTGGAAAAATCTAAGACTGGCTTTTTAGGTAACACCCTTAATCATCTCGATCTACAAACAACTCGCTTTATCGTTTTTGACACAGAAACGACCGGACTTAATTATAAGGAAGATAGAATTTTATCTATAGGCGGGGTTGCTGTCATAGGCAATCAAATATCTGTAATAGATAGTCTTGAACTGCTTGTAAAACAAGATGTTTATAACCCTGAAACCGCTGCCATACACGGCATATTAAAACAGGGGCATTACAAAAAAGTTAGTGAAGAAAAAGCGATACAAAAATGCTTAGAATTTATAGGGACAGGGATTCTAGTGGGTCATCATATAGGATTTGATATTGCTATAATCAACCAAGCGCTCAAACGCAATAAGCTCGGGAAGCTCAAGAATAAAATTCTTGACACAGAATTTCTATATAAAAGGTTAGTGCACCCTATAAATAATCAACTACAGGAAAAAAGATATACGCTAGATGAGCTTGCAGAGTCTTTAAAAATTCCGCTACAAGACAGACATACTGCTGCTGGAGATGCTCTTATTACAGCATTAATATTTATTAAAGTTATAAAGAAGTTAAATAGCGATGGCTGTCTTAAAGTAAAACATCTTTTTAGAAGGTAG
- a CDS encoding ankyrin repeat domain-containing protein, producing MNDKLFDAIRNGDLEMVKAIITAHPELVNVKDQRGSTPLLLSTYYGNQDIAEALLKQNPDINAKDSSGNTALMGVCFKGYSVIAKLLIDHGANVNEVNHNNATALIYAATFAQAEIAQLLVNNGADTSHKDDKGNTAYDHAKMQGANTLMDIVKE from the coding sequence ATGAACGATAAACTTTTTGATGCGATCCGCAATGGAGATTTAGAAATGGTAAAGGCGATCATCACGGCTCATCCAGAACTTGTAAATGTTAAAGATCAGCGTGGATCCACACCATTACTTTTATCAACATATTATGGTAATCAAGATATTGCAGAAGCATTACTAAAACAAAATCCAGACATCAATGCAAAAGATAGTTCTGGGAATACAGCATTGATGGGAGTTTGTTTTAAAGGGTATAGTGTGATTGCAAAATTACTTATCGACCACGGTGCAAATGTAAATGAGGTAAATCATAACAACGCTACTGCTCTTATATATGCGGCTACATTTGCACAAGCAGAGATTGCCCAGCTTCTTGTAAATAACGGGGCAGATACTTCACATAAGGATGATAAAGGGAATACTGCCTACGATCATGCAAAAATGCAAGGAGCTAACACATTAATGGATATTGTAAAAGAGTGA
- a CDS encoding DUF1440 domain-containing protein, which yields MSNSELSNWLEKDTMTSTATRGVISGVLGGLAGTIVKSAIEKILPVRSPDTTSAQLKLVDNISTKLTGEPVSSSNRELAEQLVNIPIGVSLGASLGYAKKDRPETNLVEGALFGTTAYLATHETSLPMMGLEEAPKDIPVKLQANEFLAHVAFGITAELVRGWVARRLDD from the coding sequence ATGAGCAACTCTGAACTTTCTAATTGGCTTGAAAAAGATACAATGACATCAACAGCAACACGTGGTGTTATTTCTGGGGTATTGGGTGGTCTTGCAGGAACGATTGTAAAATCTGCAATAGAGAAAATTTTACCTGTACGCAGTCCAGACACCACTAGTGCACAACTAAAACTGGTAGATAACATCTCTACCAAGCTCACCGGTGAGCCCGTAAGTTCTTCAAACCGTGAACTAGCAGAGCAACTTGTAAATATTCCTATAGGAGTAAGTTTAGGTGCTAGTTTAGGCTATGCAAAAAAAGACCGCCCAGAAACAAATTTAGTAGAAGGAGCACTTTTTGGCACAACCGCATATCTTGCTACTCATGAAACTTCGCTCCCTATGATGGGACTTGAAGAAGCACCTAAAGATATTCCAGTAAAATTACAGGCAAATGAGTTTCTAGCGCATGTGGCTTTTGGCATCACTGCAGAACTCGTACGGGGCTGGGTTGCTAGGAGGTTAGATGATTAA